One Vitis riparia cultivar Riparia Gloire de Montpellier isolate 1030 chromosome 4, EGFV_Vit.rip_1.0, whole genome shotgun sequence genomic window carries:
- the LOC117912379 gene encoding cysteine protease RD19A-like produces MGTVSRSALLFLIPTLLFSAAVSDVSSDESDDLLIRQVVPEGDDLLSAEHQFGLFKAKFGKTYSTVEEHDYRFSVFEANLRRARRHQLLDPSAVHGVTRFSDLTPDEFRRNYLGLKPLRLPADAQKAPILPTNDLPADFDWRDHGAVTPVKDQGSCGSCWSFSAIGALEGSHFLTTGNLISMSEQQLVDCDHECDPEEYGACDQGCNGGLMTSAFEYILKAGGVEREETYPYIGSDRGSCKFNKSQIVASVSNFSVVSLDEDQIAANLVKNGPLAVGINAVFMQTYMKGVSCPYICSRNLDHGVVLVGYGSAGYAPIRFKEKPYWIIKNSWGESWGEDGYYKICRGHNACGVDSMVSTVAAIQTTTQ; encoded by the exons ATGGGTACCGTCTCTCGCTCCGCTCTCCTGTTTCTCATTCCCACACTATTATTCTCTGCGGCCGTCTCCGACGTATCTTCCGATGAATCCGATGACCTATTGATCCGCCAAGTCGTGCCGGAGGGGGACGATCTATTGAGCGCTGAACACCAGTTCGGCTTATTCAAGGCTAAGTTCGGCAAAACCTACTCCACTGTGGAGGAGCACGACTACCGCTTCAGCGTCTTCGAGGCTAACTTGCGTCGCGCTAGAAGGCACCAGTTACTTGATCCTTCTGCTGTACACGGCGTCACTCGGTTCTCCGATTTAACTCCTGACGAGTTTCGCCGGAATTATCTCGGATTAAAGCCGCTCCGGCTCCCAGCCGATGCACAAAAGGCTCCGATCCTCCCGACCAACGATCTTCCTGCCGATTTTGACTGGAGAGATCATGGTGCCGTAACCCCAGTTAAAGATCAA GGTTCCTGTGGATCATGCTGGTCCTTCAGTGCAATTGGAGCCTTGGAAGGATCTCATTTTCTTACGACTGGAAATCTTATTAGCATGAGTGAGCAACAGCTTGTGGATTGTGACCATGAG TGTGATCCAGAAGAATATGGTGCTTGTGACCAAGGGTGCAATGGCGGGTTGATGACAAGTGCTTTTGAGTACATACTAAAAGCAGGGGGAGTTGAGCGAGAAGAGACTTATCCTTATATTGGATCTGATCGTGGTTCTTGCAAATTTAACAAAAGCCAAATTGTTGCATCAGTATCGAACTTCAGTGTTGTTTCACTTGATGAAGATCAAATTGCTGCAAATTTGGTGAAGAATGGCCCTCTTGCAG TGGGTATCAACGCAGTTTTCATGCAAACATACATGAAGGGAGTTTCATGCCCATACATTTGCTCAAGAAATTTGGATCATGGAGTGGTTCTAGTTGGATATGGTTCTGCTGGTTATGCCCCTATCCGGTTCAAGGAAAAGCCTTACTGGATCATAAAGAACTCTTGGGGAGAAAGCTGGGGAGAAGATGGGTATTACAAGATCTGCAGAGGTCATAACGCATGTGGAGTGGATTCCATGGTCTCAACTGTAGCAGCTATCCAGACCACCACCCAATAG